A stretch of Faecalibacterium duncaniae DNA encodes these proteins:
- a CDS encoding LTA synthase family protein, translated as MNAKKHTPLSLHGLRLLFPPLATLGILFLTEWIARGSLTGETFTQYIFPHAEAYLLAWAMLFLSWLAVDWLTRFAPLATLLAAVLGCAPAAVNFYTLQLRGEPFLPWDLMQVSEAAGVAAAAGIHIQTSMVVSIVIIVLLVAVSFFLYRGRQKLNWKPRVAGFLASAAATCGLLFGVFLQPAVTQAIGIVPDAWMQDRYYRYYGVITSFLTNLTNLEISKPEGYSEEAVNEILDDTEAAQKYSTAPLYPGSYGATTSADETAKKPTIIYVMDESYWDVSELEQYGFQFDTDVSANLHALQQTSASGRAYSPSFGGGTCDVEFEALTGYSASFLPNGSKPYQQHVTKPMFSLPNYLKLTQGYQTAAVHCFWAKYWSRDTAYPNLGFDTFLSLEQMTHVNKVRRHYWTSGLVTDDSMADQIIQQYEKMKTSSDAPVFLHAVTMQNHTNYNKDNYPDDVRVKVTEHPAGLKASTIGALEDFATGIRDADAMLGKLTQYFSQVDEPVILVFWGDHYNPIDSNYDVFTSSGYASDSSADPRLHQTTLLMWSNYTDKPVDLGTIAAYDISPVMMNLYGLEQPLYFQLLNRQLQVADRANTRGTVMNLDGTTTQTPSSLQESWSQKHWLLQYDLMFGKGYALSRMGMESLNSTQTGE; from the coding sequence ATGAACGCAAAAAAACATACGCCGCTTTCCCTGCATGGGCTGCGGCTGCTCTTCCCGCCGCTGGCAACGCTGGGCATCCTGTTCCTGACGGAGTGGATCGCCCGCGGCAGCCTGACAGGGGAGACCTTTACCCAATACATTTTCCCCCATGCCGAAGCCTATCTGCTGGCGTGGGCCATGCTGTTTCTCAGCTGGCTGGCAGTGGACTGGCTGACCCGGTTTGCACCGTTGGCGACCCTGCTGGCGGCGGTGCTGGGCTGTGCCCCGGCGGCAGTCAATTTCTACACACTGCAGCTGCGCGGCGAGCCCTTCCTGCCCTGGGATCTGATGCAGGTGTCAGAGGCTGCGGGCGTGGCAGCTGCGGCCGGTATCCACATCCAGACCAGCATGGTGGTATCCATTGTTATTATCGTGCTGCTGGTCGCGGTGTCTTTCTTCCTTTATAGAGGGCGGCAGAAGCTGAACTGGAAGCCCCGGGTGGCAGGCTTTCTTGCCAGTGCGGCAGCTACCTGCGGCCTGCTCTTTGGCGTGTTCCTGCAGCCTGCCGTGACACAGGCCATTGGCATTGTGCCGGATGCCTGGATGCAGGATCGCTACTACCGCTATTATGGTGTCATCACCAGCTTTCTGACCAATCTGACCAATCTGGAGATCTCCAAGCCGGAGGGGTATTCAGAGGAGGCTGTCAACGAGATTTTGGATGATACCGAAGCTGCACAGAAATATTCCACTGCTCCGCTCTACCCGGGATCTTACGGTGCCACCACCTCTGCGGACGAGACCGCGAAAAAGCCCACCATCATCTATGTGATGGACGAGTCCTACTGGGATGTGTCGGAACTGGAGCAGTACGGTTTCCAGTTTGATACCGATGTCTCTGCCAACCTCCACGCCCTGCAGCAGACCAGTGCTTCTGGCCGGGCGTACAGCCCCAGTTTCGGCGGCGGAACCTGCGATGTGGAGTTTGAAGCGCTGACAGGCTATTCGGCTTCCTTTCTGCCCAACGGCAGCAAGCCCTACCAGCAGCATGTGACCAAGCCCATGTTCTCGCTGCCCAATTACCTCAAGCTGACGCAGGGATATCAGACGGCGGCAGTTCACTGCTTCTGGGCCAAGTATTGGAGCCGGGACACGGCATACCCCAACCTGGGCTTTGACACCTTCCTGAGCCTGGAACAGATGACCCATGTCAACAAGGTGCGCAGACACTACTGGACCAGCGGTCTGGTCACGGATGACTCCATGGCAGACCAGATCATCCAGCAGTATGAGAAGATGAAGACATCCTCGGATGCACCGGTTTTTCTGCACGCGGTCACGATGCAGAACCATACCAATTATAATAAAGACAACTACCCGGACGATGTGCGGGTGAAGGTGACAGAGCACCCGGCGGGCCTCAAGGCCAGCACCATCGGCGCACTGGAAGATTTTGCGACCGGCATCCGGGATGCCGATGCCATGCTGGGCAAGCTGACCCAATACTTCTCGCAGGTGGACGAGCCGGTGATCCTGGTGTTCTGGGGCGACCATTACAACCCCATTGATTCCAATTATGATGTCTTTACCAGCAGCGGCTATGCCAGCGATTCCAGTGCGGACCCGCGCCTGCACCAGACCACCCTGCTGATGTGGTCGAACTACACCGACAAGCCCGTGGATCTGGGCACCATTGCCGCTTACGATATCTCGCCGGTGATGATGAACCTCTACGGTCTGGAACAGCCGCTCTATTTCCAGCTGCTGAACCGCCAGCTGCAGGTGGCCGACCGCGCCAATACCCGGGGCACGGTGATGAATCTGGACGGCACCACCACCCAGACCCCGAGCTCCCTGCAGGAAAGCTGGAGCCAGAAGCACTGGCTGCTGCAATATGACCTGATGTTCGGCAAGGGCTATGCCCTCAGCCGGATGGGCATGGAAAGCCTGAACAGCACTCAGACGGGCGAATAA